The following coding sequences lie in one Saccharopolyspora hordei genomic window:
- a CDS encoding PHP domain-containing protein, whose protein sequence is MDAARALREIAFWLERAGAPTYRVRAFRRAAAVVDELPDLDERVRAGRLTELDGIGRTTAAVIDAAHRGRTPEYLARLRSEADVPEHGAQLRAALRGDCHTHSDWSDGGSPVVEMATTARDLGHEWVALTDHSPRLKVARGLSAQRLREQLEVVAELNRRLAPFRVLTGIEVDILADGSLDQEEELLAQLDVVVASAHSELRMPAAQMTRRLCAAVANPHVDVLGHCTGRLIGAKKRPQSTFDATAVFQACRDHGVAVEINSRPDRLDPPRELIRLARDTGCLFSIDSDAHAPGQLDWLAHGCARAEECGVTPEQVVNTRTAEELLARR, encoded by the coding sequence GTGGATGCGGCACGGGCGCTGCGCGAGATCGCCTTCTGGCTGGAGCGGGCCGGTGCGCCGACCTACCGGGTCCGGGCGTTCCGGCGGGCCGCCGCGGTCGTCGACGAGCTGCCCGACCTCGACGAACGGGTGCGCGCGGGGCGGCTGACCGAGCTGGACGGCATCGGGAGGACCACCGCGGCCGTCATCGACGCCGCGCACCGGGGCCGCACTCCCGAGTACCTGGCCCGGCTCCGCTCCGAAGCGGACGTCCCGGAGCACGGTGCGCAGCTGCGGGCCGCGCTGCGCGGCGACTGCCACACCCACTCGGACTGGTCCGACGGCGGCAGCCCGGTCGTCGAGATGGCCACCACCGCCCGCGACCTCGGCCACGAGTGGGTGGCGCTCACCGACCACTCGCCACGGCTGAAGGTGGCCCGCGGCCTGTCAGCGCAGCGCCTGCGCGAGCAGCTGGAGGTCGTCGCCGAGCTCAACCGGCGGCTCGCGCCGTTCCGCGTGCTCACCGGCATCGAGGTCGACATCCTCGCGGACGGCTCGCTGGACCAGGAGGAGGAGCTGCTGGCGCAGCTCGACGTGGTGGTGGCCAGCGCGCACTCCGAGCTGCGGATGCCCGCCGCGCAGATGACCCGCCGGCTGTGCGCGGCGGTGGCCAACCCGCACGTGGACGTGCTCGGGCACTGCACCGGCCGGCTGATCGGGGCGAAGAAGCGCCCGCAGTCGACGTTCGACGCGACCGCGGTCTTCCAGGCGTGCCGGGACCACGGCGTCGCCGTCGAGATCAACTCGCGGCCGGACCGGCTGGACCCGCCGCGCGAGCTGATCCGCCTGGCCCGCGACACCGGCTGCCTGTTCAGCATCGACTCCGACGCGCACGCTCCCGGCCAGCTGGACTGGCTGGCGCACGGCTGCGCCCGCGCCGAGGAGTGCGGGGTGACGCCGGAGCAGGTGGTCAACACCCGCACCGCCGAGGAGCTGCTGGCCCGCCGGTGA
- the cydD gene encoding thiol reductant ABC exporter subunit CydD codes for MNRRLLSRVPRRARAALAVLALVRAGLVVVQADLLARAIALLDARPLPWLAGAVLLRAGAAWCSEAVAHRAAADVAADLRSALFARAAAQRSSGAFSTLVTKGVDALVPAITGVVPQVALAVLVPPVVLVRLGLADWPSALVVVLTAPLVPLFGALIGMRTREVTARQWAHLQRLGGHFRDVLAGLSTLRVFGRVEHQEAVIGRMADEHRSATMRALRVAFLSGFALELVSSLVVALVAVPVGLRLLAGGMDLTTALVVLLLTPEALLPLRALGTRFHAAAEGMAAAEQVFEVLDVPAPGTGGRRRARAGELRFDDVTVHFPGQEEPVLDRVSFVVRPGERVALVGPSGAGKSTVLHLLLGFVEPTSGRVLVDGVDLREVDLEDWRRQVAWVPQHPHLFAGTIADNVRLGAAGASTIDVRRAARAAHAAEFIEQRPGGYQARLGDRGAGLSAGQRQRVALARAYLKDAPVVLLDEPTARLDLHSEAALTASAAEVLRGRTAIVVAHRPALLRAVDRVVGLRSGSVEVAA; via the coding sequence GTGAACCGGCGGCTGCTGAGCAGGGTTCCGCGGCGAGCCCGGGCCGCGCTCGCGGTGCTCGCGCTGGTGCGGGCCGGGCTGGTGGTCGTGCAGGCGGACCTGCTCGCCCGCGCCATCGCGCTGCTCGACGCCCGGCCCCTGCCGTGGCTCGCCGGTGCGGTGCTGCTGCGGGCGGGCGCCGCGTGGTGCAGCGAGGCGGTCGCGCACCGCGCGGCGGCGGACGTCGCGGCGGACCTGCGCAGCGCGCTGTTCGCCCGCGCGGCGGCACAGCGGTCGAGCGGGGCGTTCAGCACGCTGGTGACCAAGGGCGTCGACGCCCTGGTGCCGGCGATCACCGGGGTCGTGCCGCAGGTGGCGCTCGCGGTGCTGGTGCCGCCGGTCGTGCTCGTGCGGTTGGGGCTGGCCGACTGGCCGTCGGCGCTGGTCGTCGTGCTGACCGCTCCGCTCGTCCCGTTGTTCGGGGCGCTGATCGGGATGCGGACCCGGGAGGTGACCGCGCGGCAGTGGGCGCACCTGCAGCGGCTCGGCGGGCACTTCCGGGACGTGCTGGCGGGGTTGAGCACGCTCCGCGTGTTCGGCCGCGTCGAGCACCAGGAAGCGGTGATCGGGCGGATGGCCGACGAGCACCGGTCGGCGACGATGCGGGCGCTGCGGGTGGCCTTCCTGTCCGGCTTCGCGCTGGAGCTGGTGTCGTCGCTGGTGGTCGCGCTGGTCGCGGTGCCGGTGGGACTGCGCCTGCTGGCCGGCGGGATGGACCTGACCACGGCGCTGGTGGTGCTGCTGCTGACGCCGGAGGCGCTGCTGCCGCTGCGGGCGCTGGGCACCCGGTTCCACGCCGCCGCCGAGGGGATGGCGGCCGCCGAGCAGGTCTTCGAGGTCCTGGACGTCCCGGCCCCCGGGACGGGCGGGAGGCGGCGGGCCCGCGCGGGCGAGCTCCGCTTCGACGACGTCACCGTGCACTTCCCGGGCCAGGAGGAGCCGGTGCTGGACCGCGTGTCCTTCGTGGTCCGCCCGGGGGAACGGGTCGCGCTGGTGGGCCCCAGCGGTGCGGGCAAGTCCACGGTCCTGCACCTGCTGCTCGGGTTCGTCGAGCCGACGTCCGGCCGGGTGCTCGTCGACGGCGTCGACCTGCGGGAGGTGGACCTCGAGGACTGGCGCCGCCAGGTCGCGTGGGTGCCGCAGCACCCGCACCTGTTCGCCGGGACGATCGCGGACAACGTCCGCCTCGGCGCGGCCGGGGCGTCCACGATCGACGTCCGGCGCGCGGCCCGCGCGGCGCACGCCGCGGAGTTCATCGAGCAGCGCCCCGGCGGCTACCAGGCCCGGCTCGGCGACCGCGGTGCCGGGCTCTCCGCCGGGCAGCGGCAACGCGTCGCGCTCGCCCGCGCCTACCTCAAGGACGCACCGGTCGTGCTGCTCGACGAGCCGACGGCGCGGCTGGACCTGCACTCCGAAGCGGCGTTGACCGCCTCGGCCGCCGAGGTGCTGCGCGGGCGGACCGCCATCGTGGTCGCGCACCGACCGGCGCTGCTGCGGGCGGTGGACCGCGTCGTCGGACTGCGCAGCGGTTCCGTGGAGGTGGCGGCATGA
- a CDS encoding response regulator, whose amino-acid sequence MIRVLLADDQTLVRAGFRSILEGEDDVEVVGEAADGAEAVHRAAALQPDVVLMDIRMPELDGLEATRRICGDPGLSAVKVVILTTFDVDDHVYAALRAGASGFLVKDTEPTELIHAVRVVARGDALLAPSITRRLIAEFAARSDRPEPSPRLAALTDREREVLVLVAHGLSNHEIAQRLVLSPATAKTHVSRIMTKLGVRDRAQLVVLAYESALITPGWMA is encoded by the coding sequence GTGATCCGGGTGCTGCTGGCCGACGACCAGACGCTGGTGCGCGCTGGGTTCCGGTCCATCTTGGAGGGTGAGGACGACGTCGAGGTGGTGGGGGAGGCCGCCGACGGCGCGGAGGCGGTGCACCGCGCCGCCGCGCTGCAGCCGGACGTCGTGCTCATGGACATCCGGATGCCGGAGCTGGACGGGCTGGAGGCGACCCGGCGGATCTGCGGCGACCCGGGGTTGTCCGCGGTCAAGGTCGTCATCCTGACCACCTTCGACGTGGACGACCACGTCTACGCGGCGCTGCGCGCCGGGGCGAGCGGGTTCCTGGTCAAGGACACCGAGCCGACCGAGCTGATCCACGCGGTCCGGGTGGTGGCGCGCGGGGACGCGCTGCTGGCGCCGTCGATCACCCGGCGGCTCATCGCGGAGTTCGCCGCGCGCAGCGACCGGCCGGAGCCCAGCCCGCGGCTGGCCGCGCTCACCGACCGCGAGCGCGAGGTGCTGGTGCTGGTGGCGCACGGTCTGTCCAACCACGAGATCGCCCAGCGGCTGGTGCTCAGCCCGGCGACGGCCAAGACCCACGTCAGCCGGATCATGACCAAGCTCGGCGTGCGCGACCGGGCGCAACTGGTGGTGCTGGCCTACGAGTCCGCGCTGATCACCCCGGGCTGGATGGCGTGA
- a CDS encoding cytochrome d ubiquinol oxidase subunit II, giving the protein MELLAIAVLGVFALGYFLLGGADIGVGMLLPALGRDAHQRHLVVTSIAPFFLGNEVWLVATAAFLVGAFPELEGRLLTGLLPAVVALLASWVVRDMGLWLRGRAEARAWWAVCDAATTAGSWGVALSWGWMFAGLLAGQVDAVATGPGALPAAAAVATLFAVHGLAFARLRLAGTLHQRAAALFGRFGEWPGLALTSGAMALLCLAVGFQLPLREHAADPGTLGLLLPAALVLTPVLVAAQACVWWVFRARAEGPLYL; this is encoded by the coding sequence GTGGAACTGCTGGCGATCGCGGTGCTGGGCGTGTTCGCCCTCGGCTACTTCCTGCTGGGCGGAGCCGACATCGGCGTGGGCATGCTGCTGCCCGCACTGGGACGCGACGCCCACCAGCGCCACCTGGTGGTCACCTCCATCGCGCCGTTCTTCCTCGGCAACGAGGTGTGGCTGGTGGCCACCGCGGCGTTCCTGGTCGGTGCGTTCCCCGAGCTGGAAGGCCGGTTGCTGACCGGACTGCTGCCCGCCGTGGTGGCGCTGCTGGCCTCCTGGGTGGTGCGCGACATGGGCCTGTGGCTGCGCGGGCGGGCGGAGGCGCGCGCCTGGTGGGCGGTGTGCGACGCGGCGACCACCGCGGGCAGCTGGGGCGTGGCGTTGAGCTGGGGCTGGATGTTCGCCGGGCTGCTCGCGGGCCAGGTCGACGCGGTGGCCACGGGTCCGGGAGCGCTGCCGGCCGCGGCCGCGGTGGCGACGCTGTTCGCCGTGCACGGCCTCGCCTTCGCCCGGCTCCGGCTGGCCGGGACGCTGCACCAGCGCGCGGCCGCGCTGTTCGGGCGCTTCGGCGAGTGGCCGGGGCTGGCGCTCACCTCCGGTGCGATGGCGTTGTTGTGCCTGGCCGTCGGGTTCCAGCTGCCGCTGCGCGAGCACGCCGCCGACCCGGGCACGCTCGGTCTGCTGCTGCCCGCGGCGCTGGTGCTCACCCCGGTCCTGGTCGCCGCCCAGGCCTGCGTGTGGTGGGTCTTCCGGGCACGCGCGGAAGGGCCGCTGTACCTGTGA
- the cydC gene encoding thiol reductant ABC exporter subunit CydC has translation MSATGGGTRRLLALFRWPRLLAAVSAGVLAELCAVGLMALAAWLLTRAADQPALSALSLAIVGVRACALARGAFRYLERLAGHDAALRVVAELRPVVFRARSGRPALRDGDALSRLVSDVDSVQELLLRGLFPAAIALVVATASTLACAAVVPAAGPVLAGGLLAAAVVLPACAALTHRRDRTAADRADLAVAAAELVDGARELAAFGALPAAVARAEQHAARLRRSDDASARTARALLACGIAVQGLTAAAVTWSALRAGEAQTGAAVAGFLALAAFEAVLPLTDAARRWTEQLPALRRVTELLAAPVPAPPRAGSDVLALHDVSVRYDRPALDGVDLTVEPGRAVAVVGASGAGKSTLLDVLAGLVTPTAGRVDRPETRAVTQDAHVFSATVRDNLLLAAPDADEARLERALEQAGLLDWVRRQPAGLDTAVGAAGRPLSGGQRQRLVLARALLADPDVLLLDEPTEALEPRLADEVLTRVLRARAGRTTLVVTHRLACLPRFDEVVVLDEGRIVQRGPHRALVATPGPFRDLWEAEALTDPAVRAQDDRTAAPRRSPGEGCANVDPAQPRGVLPRPHDDRTRTATARR, from the coding sequence ATGAGCGCCACGGGCGGCGGGACGCGGAGGCTGCTGGCGCTGTTCCGCTGGCCCCGGCTGCTGGCCGCGGTGTCCGCCGGGGTGCTGGCCGAGCTGTGCGCGGTGGGGCTCATGGCGCTGGCGGCCTGGCTCCTCACCCGCGCAGCGGACCAGCCCGCGCTGTCGGCGTTGAGCCTCGCCATCGTCGGTGTGCGCGCGTGCGCGCTGGCCCGCGGCGCGTTCCGCTACCTGGAGCGCTTGGCCGGGCACGACGCCGCGCTGCGGGTGGTGGCGGAGCTGCGGCCGGTGGTGTTCCGGGCGAGGTCGGGACGACCGGCGCTGCGCGACGGAGACGCCTTGTCCCGCTTGGTCTCCGACGTCGACAGCGTGCAGGAGCTGCTGCTGCGCGGGCTGTTCCCGGCCGCGATCGCGCTCGTCGTCGCCACCGCGTCGACCCTCGCCTGCGCCGCGGTGGTCCCGGCCGCCGGGCCGGTGCTGGCCGGGGGCCTGCTGGCCGCCGCGGTGGTGCTGCCGGCGTGCGCAGCCCTGACCCACCGCCGGGACCGGACCGCGGCCGACCGGGCCGACCTGGCCGTCGCCGCCGCCGAGCTCGTGGACGGCGCCCGGGAACTCGCCGCGTTCGGCGCGCTCCCCGCCGCGGTGGCGCGCGCCGAGCAGCACGCGGCACGGCTGCGGCGCAGCGACGACGCCTCCGCCCGCACCGCCCGTGCGCTGCTGGCGTGCGGCATCGCGGTGCAGGGCCTCACCGCCGCGGCGGTGACGTGGTCGGCGCTGCGCGCCGGGGAGGCGCAGACGGGCGCTGCGGTGGCGGGCTTCCTCGCGCTCGCGGCGTTCGAGGCGGTCCTGCCGCTGACCGACGCCGCGCGCCGCTGGACCGAGCAGCTGCCGGCGCTGCGCCGGGTCACCGAGCTGCTGGCCGCCCCGGTCCCCGCGCCGCCGCGCGCGGGCTCCGACGTCCTCGCGCTCCACGACGTCTCGGTGCGCTACGACCGGCCGGCGCTCGACGGCGTCGACCTGACCGTCGAGCCGGGCCGGGCGGTCGCCGTCGTCGGTGCCAGCGGAGCGGGCAAGAGCACCCTGCTCGACGTGCTGGCCGGCCTCGTGACTCCCACCGCGGGGCGCGTGGACCGACCGGAGACCCGCGCGGTGACGCAGGACGCGCACGTCTTCAGCGCCACCGTCCGCGACAACCTGCTGCTGGCCGCGCCTGACGCCGACGAGGCACGCCTGGAGCGGGCCCTCGAGCAGGCCGGGCTGCTGGACTGGGTCCGCCGCCAGCCCGCGGGCCTCGACACCGCCGTCGGCGCCGCCGGCCGGCCCCTCTCCGGCGGCCAGCGGCAACGGCTGGTGCTGGCGCGGGCGCTGCTGGCCGACCCGGACGTGCTGCTGCTCGACGAGCCGACCGAAGCGCTGGAGCCCCGGCTGGCCGACGAGGTCCTCACCCGCGTCCTGCGCGCCCGGGCCGGGCGGACCACGCTCGTGGTGACCCACCGCCTGGCCTGCCTCCCGCGGTTCGACGAGGTCGTGGTGCTGGACGAGGGCCGGATCGTGCAGCGCGGACCGCACCGCGCGCTCGTCGCGACGCCGGGACCGTTCCGGGACCTGTGGGAGGCGGAAGCGTTGACGGATCCCGCGGTGCGAGCCCAGGATGATCGCACAGCCGCGCCGCGGCGATCACCGGGAGAGGGGTGCGCGAACGTTGACCCGGCACAGCCCCGCGGGGTTCTTCCACGACCGCACGACGACCGAACTCGCACAGCGACTGCGCGCCGGTGA
- a CDS encoding cytochrome ubiquinol oxidase subunit I — MDPDTLELARLQFALTAGGHFLFVALTIGLATLVACVQTAATLTGNPVHERMTRFWGQLYVINYAVGIVTGLVMEFQFGLAWSGLMHAAGNVIGASLAMEALVAFVVEATFLGLWIFGWGRLNRWVHLGLIWVVVLTAYASAYWILVSNGFLQHPVGFERSGGQLRLTDAWAVLTNPTATTAFWHVLGGSLVTAGVFVAGVSALHLFRRTPEVKLFTASLRLGVLTALPALFVTVVAGGIQFSQLQPMKAAVFGQDDAEVAALQAAQTARFGPGDYVPPDAWTRGGAIVMLLAFALLLYLLLPSALLALITPVVRRFRLWHLVLVAAVPLPYVAMLAGWVFREMGRQPWVIDGVLRVEDAVSDVSAAAMRTSLLVFTVLFGLLLVVNWWLLLRQALRGPGAVALGRMPEETRPLSPTF; from the coding sequence ATGGATCCGGACACCCTCGAGTTGGCGCGCCTGCAGTTCGCGCTGACCGCCGGTGGTCACTTCCTGTTCGTCGCCCTCACCATCGGGCTCGCGACGTTGGTCGCCTGCGTGCAGACCGCGGCGACGCTGACCGGGAACCCGGTGCACGAGCGGATGACCCGGTTCTGGGGCCAGCTCTACGTGATCAACTACGCGGTGGGCATCGTCACCGGGCTGGTGATGGAGTTCCAGTTCGGGCTGGCGTGGAGCGGGCTGATGCACGCCGCCGGGAACGTCATCGGCGCGTCGCTGGCGATGGAGGCGCTGGTCGCGTTCGTCGTCGAGGCGACGTTCCTGGGACTGTGGATCTTCGGCTGGGGACGGCTGAACCGCTGGGTGCACCTGGGGCTGATCTGGGTCGTCGTGCTCACCGCCTACGCCTCGGCGTACTGGATCCTGGTGTCCAACGGGTTCCTGCAGCACCCGGTGGGTTTCGAGCGGTCCGGCGGGCAGCTGCGGCTCACCGACGCCTGGGCGGTGCTGACCAACCCCACCGCGACGACCGCGTTCTGGCACGTCCTGGGCGGATCCCTGGTCACCGCGGGGGTCTTCGTGGCGGGCGTCAGCGCGCTGCACCTGTTCCGCCGGACCCCCGAGGTGAAGCTGTTCACCGCGTCGCTGCGCCTCGGCGTGCTCACCGCGCTGCCCGCGCTGTTCGTGACGGTGGTGGCCGGCGGGATCCAGTTCAGCCAGCTCCAGCCGATGAAGGCGGCGGTCTTCGGCCAGGACGACGCCGAGGTCGCCGCGTTGCAGGCGGCGCAGACGGCCCGCTTCGGGCCCGGTGACTACGTGCCCCCGGACGCCTGGACCCGCGGGGGCGCGATCGTGATGCTGCTGGCCTTCGCGCTGCTGCTCTACCTGCTGCTCCCGAGCGCGCTGCTGGCGCTGATCACCCCGGTGGTGCGGCGTTTCCGGTTGTGGCACCTGGTGTTGGTGGCCGCGGTGCCGCTGCCCTACGTCGCGATGCTCGCAGGATGGGTGTTCCGCGAGATGGGCCGCCAGCCGTGGGTGATCGACGGGGTGCTGCGCGTCGAGGACGCGGTCTCCGACGTGTCGGCGGCCGCCATGCGCACCTCCCTGCTGGTCTTCACCGTCCTCTTCGGACTGTTGCTGGTGGTGAACTGGTGGCTGCTGCTCCGCCAGGCGCTCCGCGGGCCAGGTGCCGTCGCGCTGGGCCGGATGCCCGAGGAGACCCGTCCGCTGTCCCCCACCTTCTGA
- a CDS encoding tartrate dehydrogenase produces MQQYELAVLPGDGIGNEVMPEALRVLDVVGAKHGVRFEYRHFDWSCETYKRTGAMMPADGLARLRDHDAILLGAVGWPGVPDHISLWGLLLPIRREFDQYVNLRPVRLLPGVTPPVRDKQPGDIDFWVVRENTEGEYSQLGGRQGEGTPTEMVLQTAAFTRRGTDRIMRYAFELARKLGKPHVTSATKSNGIYHSMPYWDERFAAIAAEYPDVTVDQDHIDILCARFVMSPERFDVVVASNLFGDILSDLGPGVTGTIGVAPSGNINPERECPSTFEPVHGSAPDIAGRGIANPIGQIWSAAMMLDHLGLAEAGADVVGAIERVLADPSAPRTPDLGGRATTADLGGAIADAVKG; encoded by the coding sequence GTGCAGCAGTACGAACTCGCGGTGCTGCCCGGTGACGGGATCGGCAACGAGGTCATGCCCGAGGCGTTGCGCGTGCTCGACGTGGTCGGCGCGAAGCACGGCGTGCGGTTCGAGTACCGGCACTTCGACTGGAGCTGCGAGACCTACAAGCGCACCGGGGCGATGATGCCCGCCGACGGGCTGGCGCGGTTGCGCGACCACGACGCGATCCTGCTCGGCGCGGTGGGCTGGCCCGGCGTGCCCGACCACATCTCGCTGTGGGGGCTGCTGCTGCCCATCCGGCGCGAGTTCGACCAGTACGTCAACCTCCGCCCGGTGCGGCTGCTGCCGGGCGTGACGCCCCCGGTGCGGGACAAGCAGCCGGGCGACATCGACTTCTGGGTGGTCCGGGAGAACACCGAGGGCGAGTACTCCCAGCTGGGCGGCAGGCAGGGCGAGGGCACCCCGACGGAGATGGTGCTGCAGACCGCGGCCTTCACCCGGCGCGGCACCGACCGGATCATGCGCTACGCCTTCGAGCTGGCCCGCAAGCTGGGCAAGCCGCACGTGACCTCGGCGACCAAGTCCAACGGCATCTACCACTCGATGCCGTACTGGGACGAGCGGTTCGCCGCGATCGCCGCCGAGTACCCGGACGTCACCGTCGACCAGGACCACATCGACATCCTGTGCGCCCGGTTCGTGATGTCCCCGGAGCGCTTCGACGTGGTGGTGGCCAGCAACCTCTTCGGCGACATCCTCTCCGACCTGGGCCCGGGCGTGACCGGCACGATCGGGGTGGCGCCGTCGGGCAACATCAACCCCGAGCGCGAGTGCCCGTCGACGTTCGAGCCGGTGCACGGGTCGGCGCCGGACATCGCCGGGCGCGGCATCGCCAACCCGATCGGCCAGATCTGGTCGGCGGCGATGATGCTGGACCACCTCGGGCTCGCGGAGGCGGGTGCGGACGTGGTCGGCGCGATCGAGCGGGTGCTCGCCGACCCGTCGGCGCCGCGCACCCCGGACCTCGGTGGCCGGGCGACCACCGCGGACCTGGGCGGGGCGATCGCCGACGCGGTCAAGGGCTGA
- a CDS encoding amidase yields MTRHSPAGFFHDRTTTELAQRLRAGETSAVALTRAALSAVEEFDAGLNAFTAVDRDGALQAAEKADAELAGGTDRGPLHGIPVAVKDIIDVAGLPCEMGSAHFAGHVSTSDAECVRRLRAGGAVLVGKTTTHEFAFGPTGDSAHRGPSRNPHDPTRITGGSSGGSGAAVAAGMVPLALGTDTGGSVRIPAALCGVVGFKPAFGAVPTDGVFPLSQSLDHVGVLARSAQDCRAAYRVLAGLDPEPSGETGETATVGWVAPESLHPTDPELTRTARAALEVDGLAVRDIALRDPKDVHRGFLGIQFSEAYANHAERVAEHPERYTDDVLERLREAGRTAGWQHVRALAARDRWRREVHELLSEVDLLAMPTTCVVATELGRREVTVAGTDANVRGALIALTKPWNLAGVPAVSVPAGHLGGLPVGLQLIGRPGREDLLLAVADRIVG; encoded by the coding sequence TTGACCCGGCACAGCCCCGCGGGGTTCTTCCACGACCGCACGACGACCGAACTCGCACAGCGACTGCGCGCCGGTGAGACCAGCGCCGTCGCGCTCACCCGAGCCGCGTTGAGCGCCGTCGAGGAGTTCGACGCCGGGCTGAACGCCTTCACCGCGGTCGACCGCGACGGCGCGCTGCAGGCGGCGGAGAAGGCCGACGCCGAGCTGGCGGGAGGGACGGACCGCGGGCCGCTGCACGGGATCCCGGTCGCGGTCAAGGACATCATCGACGTCGCCGGGCTGCCCTGCGAGATGGGCTCGGCGCACTTCGCCGGCCACGTGTCCACTTCGGACGCCGAGTGCGTGCGGCGGCTGCGCGCCGGCGGCGCGGTGCTGGTCGGCAAGACCACCACGCACGAGTTCGCCTTCGGCCCCACCGGGGACAGCGCGCACCGCGGTCCGTCCCGCAACCCGCACGACCCCACGCGGATCACCGGTGGGTCCAGCGGCGGCAGCGGTGCGGCGGTCGCGGCCGGCATGGTGCCGCTGGCGCTGGGCACCGACACCGGGGGCTCGGTGCGCATCCCGGCGGCGCTGTGCGGCGTGGTGGGGTTCAAACCGGCCTTCGGCGCGGTCCCGACCGACGGGGTGTTCCCGCTGTCGCAGTCGCTGGACCACGTCGGGGTGCTCGCCCGCAGCGCGCAGGACTGCCGCGCCGCCTACCGCGTGCTGGCCGGGCTGGACCCCGAGCCCAGCGGCGAGACCGGGGAGACCGCGACCGTCGGGTGGGTGGCGCCGGAGTCGCTGCACCCGACGGACCCGGAGCTCACCCGGACCGCCCGCGCCGCCCTGGAGGTCGACGGGCTCGCCGTCCGCGACATCGCCCTGCGGGACCCGAAGGACGTGCACCGGGGTTTCCTCGGCATCCAGTTCAGCGAGGCCTACGCCAACCACGCCGAGCGCGTCGCGGAGCACCCGGAGCGGTACACCGACGACGTCCTGGAGCGGCTGCGCGAGGCCGGGCGGACCGCCGGGTGGCAGCACGTGCGCGCGCTGGCCGCCCGCGACCGGTGGCGGCGCGAGGTCCACGAGCTGCTGTCCGAGGTCGACCTGCTGGCCATGCCGACCACCTGCGTCGTCGCCACCGAACTCGGCCGGCGCGAGGTCACCGTGGCCGGGACCGACGCCAACGTCCGCGGCGCGCTCATCGCGCTGACCAAACCGTGGAACCTCGCGGGCGTTCCCGCCGTGTCCGTGCCCGCGGGACACCTCGGCGGGCTGCCGGTCGGCCTCCAGCTCATCGGCCGACCCGGCCGGGAGGACCTCCTGCTGGCCGTCGCCGACCGGATCGTCGGCTGA
- a CDS encoding MarR family transcriptional regulator gives MTEPRWLSDEEQCAWRKFAALLTVVPAALDAQLQRDAGLTHFGYWVLAMLSEDPDRALRMSDLAARANASPSRVSHVVARLEEQGWVRRQRASSDGRGNVAELTDAGYEKVVRSAPGHVAKVRDLVFDGLTPDQVRQLDELCTAMLAHLDPEGTLTTAPPRRQ, from the coding sequence GTGACCGAACCCCGATGGCTCAGCGACGAGGAGCAGTGCGCCTGGCGCAAGTTCGCCGCGCTGCTGACGGTCGTCCCCGCCGCGCTCGACGCGCAGCTGCAGCGGGACGCCGGGCTGACCCACTTCGGCTACTGGGTGCTGGCGATGCTCTCCGAGGACCCCGACCGCGCGCTGCGGATGAGCGACCTGGCCGCGCGGGCCAACGCCTCGCCGTCGCGGGTCTCGCACGTGGTGGCCCGGCTGGAGGAGCAGGGCTGGGTGCGCAGGCAGCGGGCCAGCAGCGACGGCCGGGGCAACGTCGCCGAGCTCACCGACGCCGGGTACGAGAAGGTGGTGCGCAGCGCCCCGGGCCACGTGGCGAAGGTCCGCGACCTGGTCTTCGACGGGCTCACCCCGGACCAGGTGCGCCAGCTCGACGAGCTCTGCACCGCGATGCTGGCGCACCTCGACCCCGAGGGCACGCTCACCACCGCCCCGCCCCGCCGGCAGTGA